One stretch of Phormidium ambiguum IAM M-71 DNA includes these proteins:
- the grxC gene encoding glutaredoxin 3, translated as MAANVEIYTWSSCPFCIRAKALLDKKGVQFTEYCIDGDEVARGKMAQRANGRRSLPQIFINDEHIGGCDDLHALDRTGKLDPLLV; from the coding sequence ATGGCTGCTAACGTAGAAATTTACACTTGGAGTAGTTGCCCTTTTTGTATCCGCGCTAAAGCATTGTTGGACAAAAAGGGGGTTCAGTTTACGGAATATTGTATTGATGGTGATGAAGTAGCACGGGGGAAAATGGCTCAACGTGCTAACGGACGACGTTCTTTACCGCAAATTTTCATTAATGATGAGCATATCGGCGGTTGTGATGACCTTCATGCGTTAGATAGAACAGGTAAACTAGACCCACTCCTGGTATAG
- the gshB gene encoding glutathione synthase has protein sequence MKFAFIIDPIQKLDPGHDTSVALMEAAQQLGHEIWITQAESLSVVNGQAWAVLQRVQLTPVQLVDGRWLIPQPWFELGESVFQALEIMDAVFMRTDPPVTIPYLYATYILDYINPEKTLVINSPSGIRAANEKMYALQFSEAIPETIVTPDKIVIRQFVEKKGAAVLKPLGGKAGEGILFLESGDRNFNSLIELSTLQGRVPVMVQEYLPAAKEGDKRIILLNGEPIGAVNRVPTGKEFRGNMAVGGQAVATEISDRERDICAQVAPVLQRDGLIFVGLDVIGGYLTEVNVTSPTGVREVDRLSGTQLGYQVIQWIEQYRKTDAKVGLAT, from the coding sequence ATGAAATTTGCTTTTATCATTGACCCAATTCAAAAGTTAGACCCTGGACATGATACCAGTGTTGCTTTAATGGAAGCTGCTCAACAATTGGGTCATGAAATTTGGATTACGCAAGCTGAAAGTTTAAGTGTAGTCAATGGTCAAGCTTGGGCGGTTTTACAGAGGGTGCAATTGACTCCGGTACAATTAGTGGATGGTCGTTGGTTAATTCCTCAGCCTTGGTTTGAGTTGGGGGAAAGTGTTTTCCAAGCTTTGGAAATTATGGATGCTGTTTTTATGCGAACAGATCCACCTGTAACGATTCCTTATCTTTATGCTACTTATATTCTTGATTACATTAATCCTGAAAAAACTCTGGTGATTAATTCTCCGAGTGGGATTAGGGCGGCTAATGAAAAGATGTATGCGCTTCAGTTTTCTGAGGCAATTCCAGAAACTATTGTTACTCCAGATAAAATAGTCATTCGTCAGTTTGTAGAAAAGAAAGGGGCGGCGGTTCTGAAACCTTTGGGGGGTAAGGCAGGAGAAGGTATATTATTTTTGGAATCTGGCGATCGCAATTTCAATTCTTTGATAGAACTGAGTACTTTGCAAGGTCGCGTTCCGGTAATGGTGCAAGAGTATTTACCTGCTGCTAAGGAAGGGGATAAACGGATTATCTTACTTAATGGTGAACCAATTGGGGCTGTAAATCGGGTTCCTACTGGTAAGGAATTTCGCGGTAATATGGCTGTGGGCGGTCAGGCGGTGGCTACGGAAATTAGCGATCGAGAACGTGACATTTGCGCCCAAGTCGCCCCAGTCTTACAAAGGGATGGTTTAATTTTCGTTGGTCTGGATGTGATTGGTGGCTACCTCACAGAAGTAAATGTTACCAGTCCTACGGGTGTTCGAGAAGTCGATCGTTTAAGCGGTACTCAACTCGGTTATCAAGTAATTCAATGGATAGAGCAATATCGAAAAACTGATGCTAAAGTTGGCTTAGCTACATGA
- a CDS encoding DUF4870 domain-containing protein codes for MTHDNETEEIRKWGMWAHLSSLVWIPLMFVGLSFPVLNIVGPLIVWLYKRKDHEFIDEQGKESLNFQLSFTLYNFILALILIVVGVIIGLTLITAPDQPTDTQTGGTLFGLGLVGLSFLLAILLAIAQLILVIMASLKAKEGDFYRYPLTIRFLR; via the coding sequence ATGACACACGATAACGAGACTGAAGAAATTCGCAAATGGGGAATGTGGGCTCATCTTTCTTCCCTAGTTTGGATACCTTTAATGTTCGTAGGTTTAAGTTTTCCGGTTCTTAATATTGTTGGGCCTTTAATTGTTTGGCTGTACAAGCGAAAAGACCACGAATTTATTGATGAACAAGGAAAGGAATCACTCAATTTTCAACTTTCTTTTACGCTTTATAATTTTATCCTGGCGCTGATTCTCATAGTGGTGGGAGTAATTATTGGATTGACTTTAATTACTGCACCCGATCAACCAACTGATACTCAAACAGGAGGTACTCTGTTTGGTTTAGGTTTGGTAGGATTGAGTTTTTTATTAGCTATATTGTTGGCTATTGCTCAATTAATTCTAGTAATTATGGCCTCACTTAAAGCCAAAGAAGGGGACTTTTACCGTTATCCTTTAACTATTCGTTTTTTGAGATAA
- the serA gene encoding phosphoglycerate dehydrogenase produces the protein MSKVLVSDPIDQAGIDILSQVAQVDVKTGLPAEELLRIVPEYDALMIRSETRVTQEVIAAGKQLKIIGRAGVGVDNVDVPAATRQGIVVVNSPEGNTIAAAEHAIALMLSLSRSIPDANVSVKNRKWERKKFVGAEVYKKTLGIVGLGKIGSHVAAVAKAMGMKLLAFDPFISTERAEQIGCRLVDMDLLLRESDYITLHIPKTPETTHFINAEALAKMKPTARIINCARGGIIDEVALAEAVKTGKIAGAALDVFENEPLGESPLCDMGKELILTPHLGASTAEAQVNVAIDVAEQIRDVLLGLPARSAVNIPGLYPDVLEKLKPYLRLAETLGNLVSQLAGGRVESLNVHLQGELASNDSKPIVIAALKGLLYQALRERVNYVNAGIEAKERGIRVVETRDNSVRDYTGSLHLQAKGSLGEHSVTGALLGDGEIHITDINEFPINVPPTHHMLFTLHRDMPGIIGKIGSLLGSFNVNIASMQVGRKIVRGDAVMVLSLDDPLPEGVLAEILKVPGIRDAYTVTL, from the coding sequence ATGTCAAAGGTTCTCGTATCCGATCCCATAGATCAAGCTGGCATCGACATCTTATCCCAGGTAGCCCAAGTTGATGTAAAAACTGGGCTACCCGCAGAAGAGTTATTAAGGATCGTTCCCGAATATGATGCGCTAATGATCCGTTCCGAAACTCGCGTTACTCAAGAAGTGATCGCAGCTGGTAAACAATTAAAAATTATTGGTCGCGCAGGTGTTGGGGTTGATAATGTAGATGTGCCTGCGGCAACTAGACAAGGTATTGTCGTAGTCAACTCCCCGGAAGGTAATACAATCGCAGCAGCCGAACACGCGATCGCATTAATGCTATCACTTTCTCGATCGATCCCCGATGCCAACGTTTCCGTCAAAAACAGAAAATGGGAACGTAAAAAATTCGTTGGCGCAGAAGTTTACAAAAAAACCCTTGGTATTGTCGGACTCGGTAAAATTGGTTCTCACGTAGCCGCAGTCGCAAAAGCAATGGGGATGAAACTACTAGCATTCGACCCATTTATTTCCACCGAACGAGCAGAACAAATCGGTTGTCGTTTGGTAGATATGGATTTACTATTGCGGGAATCTGATTACATTACCCTGCATATCCCCAAAACTCCCGAAACTACGCATTTTATTAATGCCGAAGCTTTAGCCAAAATGAAACCCACCGCCCGCATCATCAACTGCGCTAGAGGTGGAATTATTGACGAGGTAGCTTTAGCAGAAGCAGTAAAAACAGGTAAAATTGCTGGAGCCGCCTTGGATGTGTTCGAGAACGAACCCCTCGGTGAGTCCCCATTATGCGATATGGGTAAAGAGCTAATTCTCACACCGCACTTGGGTGCATCTACCGCTGAAGCACAAGTAAATGTGGCGATCGATGTAGCCGAACAAATCCGCGATGTACTATTAGGATTACCCGCCCGTTCCGCAGTCAACATCCCTGGTTTGTACCCCGATGTTTTGGAAAAACTCAAGCCTTATCTCCGACTGGCAGAAACTCTCGGCAATTTAGTTAGTCAACTTGCAGGCGGAAGAGTCGAAAGTCTCAACGTCCATTTGCAGGGAGAATTGGCAAGTAATGACAGTAAACCGATCGTAATCGCCGCTTTGAAAGGTTTACTTTATCAAGCGTTACGGGAACGAGTGAATTACGTTAACGCTGGTATTGAAGCTAAAGAACGAGGCATCCGCGTCGTTGAAACACGAGATAACTCAGTGCGTGACTATACAGGTTCTTTACACTTACAAGCTAAGGGATCTTTAGGCGAACACTCAGTTACAGGCGCTTTATTGGGTGATGGGGAAATTCATATCACAGATATTAATGAGTTTCCGATCAATGTGCCGCCAACTCACCATATGCTATTTACTCTGCACCGGGATATGCCAGGAATTATCGGCAAAATCGGTTCTTTACTAGGCAGTTTTAATGTCAATATCGCCAGTATGCAGGTAGGTCGCAAAATCGTTCGAGGTGACGCAGTAATGGTGTTAAGTCTTGACGATCCTCTACCGGAAGGAGTGTTAGCTGAAATTCTCAAAGTTCCCGGAATTCGTGATGCTTACACAGTAACTCTGTAA
- the prmA gene encoding 50S ribosomal protein L11 methyltransferase has protein sequence MANSWWELQIFCDPILEETIFWRLENFGCRGSASEIKGHHCLVKGYIPQEQAELLDLAALSLWLRQDALVLGLPLPAIQWHLIDEEDWSSSWKAHWQPQEIGDRFLINPAWLPIPTDTDRIVLRLDPGVAFGTGNHATTQLCLEALEMRLTDPETDRSLILADIGCGSGILSVGAVLLGAQKVYAVDTDPLAVRSTRSNRTLNNVSAEALITEQGSIDRLKQLIDSPVDGIVCNILAEVIIDLIPQMNAIVKPTTWGILSGILVEQAKSVADVLEQQGWIVATLWRRQEWCCFNIRRL, from the coding sequence ATGGCAAACAGTTGGTGGGAACTACAAATCTTCTGCGATCCAATTTTAGAGGAAACTATATTTTGGCGATTAGAAAATTTTGGCTGCCGGGGCAGTGCTAGTGAAATTAAAGGGCATCATTGCTTAGTTAAGGGTTATATACCGCAAGAACAAGCAGAATTATTAGATTTGGCGGCGCTTTCTTTGTGGTTGCGTCAAGATGCACTGGTTTTAGGTTTGCCATTACCCGCTATCCAATGGCATTTAATCGATGAGGAAGATTGGTCAAGTAGCTGGAAAGCACACTGGCAACCGCAAGAAATTGGCGATCGCTTTTTGATCAACCCAGCTTGGCTACCCATTCCCACTGATACCGATCGCATCGTCCTTCGTCTCGATCCTGGAGTGGCTTTCGGTACAGGGAATCATGCTACTACTCAGCTTTGTTTAGAAGCATTAGAAATGCGCTTAACCGACCCCGAAACCGATCGTAGTTTAATATTAGCTGATATCGGTTGCGGTTCTGGTATCCTCTCCGTCGGTGCAGTATTACTTGGTGCCCAAAAAGTTTATGCTGTGGATACCGATCCCTTAGCAGTGCGTTCTACTCGTAGTAATCGAACCTTGAATAATGTGAGTGCGGAAGCTTTAATTACAGAACAAGGAAGTATCGATCGCTTAAAACAATTAATTGATAGTCCTGTAGATGGTATTGTTTGCAATATTCTGGCAGAAGTGATTATTGACTTGATTCCGCAAATGAATGCGATCGTTAAACCTACCACTTGGGGTATTTTGAGTGGCATTCTAGTAGAACAAGCAAAGTCTGTAGCCGACGTTTTAGAACAACAAGGTTGGATCGTCGCTACTCTCTGGCGCAGACAAGAATGGTGTTGTTTCAACATTCGTCGCCTGTGA
- a CDS encoding Gfo/Idh/MocA family protein, translating into MSVASAQKSQLGVAVVGTGFGEKVHIPGLQNNPNTAVVAVYNRDLAKAKTIASKYNIPHACTSIEEIVALPEVQAVSISTPPFLHYEMAKKVLQAGKHLLLEKPTTLTANEARELYHLAENRGAIATMDFEFRFVPAWMMLSEMLAEDYVGKKRLIKIDWLVSSRADATRPWNWYARKDQGGGALGAVASHAFDYISWLFGPVKRLSGKLITTIPTRPDPNTGEMKPVDADDACMLMLELADGTPCQICISSVTYQGRGHWVEIYGDRGTLVLGSDNQKDYVHGFRLLAAPAGKNLSEVEIPKRLIFPKNFTDGRIAPFIRVVDNWVQGINMSASQTPSLKEGVYSQLLMDLTHQSNNTGVWVDVPDLQTFLASK; encoded by the coding sequence ATGTCTGTAGCATCTGCCCAAAAGTCACAACTTGGTGTTGCCGTTGTCGGAACTGGATTTGGCGAAAAAGTCCATATTCCCGGATTACAAAACAATCCAAATACTGCTGTTGTTGCAGTTTACAATCGGGATTTAGCTAAGGCAAAAACTATCGCGTCTAAATATAATATTCCTCATGCTTGTACTTCTATTGAAGAAATTGTGGCTTTACCAGAAGTACAAGCTGTGAGTATTTCCACACCGCCATTTTTACATTATGAAATGGCGAAAAAAGTGCTGCAAGCTGGGAAACATTTGTTATTAGAAAAACCGACAACTCTGACCGCTAATGAAGCTAGAGAATTATATCATTTGGCGGAGAATCGTGGTGCGATCGCTACAATGGATTTTGAATTTCGCTTCGTACCAGCGTGGATGATGCTATCAGAAATGTTAGCGGAAGATTATGTAGGAAAAAAACGATTAATTAAAATAGATTGGTTAGTTTCTAGTCGTGCTGATGCTACCCGCCCTTGGAATTGGTATGCCCGAAAAGATCAAGGTGGTGGCGCATTAGGCGCGGTGGCTTCCCACGCTTTTGATTATATTAGTTGGTTATTTGGCCCTGTAAAGCGCTTATCAGGCAAATTAATTACCACTATACCTACTCGTCCCGACCCCAACACAGGTGAAATGAAACCTGTGGATGCTGATGATGCTTGTATGTTGATGCTAGAGTTAGCTGATGGTACACCATGCCAAATTTGCATTAGTTCGGTAACTTATCAAGGACGAGGGCATTGGGTGGAAATTTATGGCGATCGCGGTACTCTAGTTTTAGGTAGCGATAACCAAAAAGATTATGTTCATGGTTTTCGTCTTTTAGCCGCACCCGCAGGAAAAAATCTTTCGGAAGTCGAAATTCCTAAGAGATTGATTTTTCCCAAAAATTTCACAGATGGCCGAATTGCACCTTTTATCAGAGTTGTTGATAATTGGGTACAAGGAATTAATATGAGTGCATCGCAGACTCCTTCCTTAAAAGAAGGAGTTTATTCGCAATTATTGATGGATTTAACTCATCAATCTAATAATACTGGTGTTTGGGTTGACGTACCTGATTTACAGACATTTTTAGCTAGTAAATAA